In Chloroflexota bacterium, one genomic interval encodes:
- a CDS encoding ABC transporter permease subunit (The N-terminal region of this protein, as described by TIGR01726, is a three transmembrane segment that identifies a subfamily of ABC transporter permease subunits, which specificities that include histidine, arginine, glutamine, glutamate, L-cystine (sic), the opines (in Agrobacterium) octopine and nopaline, etc.): MMRNLTYQGIPVWRHAQVIQWASQIVSGILVVVLVSWFFINIGNAIDDREIPYGFSFLDRAYQTPIGQHFLSYESSDTFLYAFFVAFTNTVFVSIVGVILATALGIVVGVMRLSSNWLVAKIATAYVEFFRNVPLLVQLFFWFYIMLALPPVREGYVVLGNLYINNAGVSTPFPVPVRGDATLIWLALFAASIFAGFVVHRFRTRHEELTGASSYPVVFGFVTAILGAAVGWVVVMAAMGAMPFVISVPEPQGAFGRIAGGFTASAGLLALLIGLVIYTSSFIAEIVRAGIQSVNRGQTEAARALGLSPMVTLRNVTFPQALRVIIPPLISQYLNLTKNSSLAGAIGYSDLTNVAKTMTQTAPAVSIFILIMLAYLFLSLSYSLIGNLYNRYTRFA; this comes from the coding sequence ATGATGCGAAATCTGACATATCAAGGAATCCCCGTATGGAGACACGCCCAAGTGATTCAGTGGGCGTCTCAGATAGTGTCGGGCATTCTGGTTGTAGTGTTGGTGTCGTGGTTCTTTATCAACATCGGCAACGCGATAGACGATAGGGAAATCCCATACGGCTTCAGCTTCCTTGACCGCGCATACCAGACACCCATCGGGCAGCACTTCCTTTCGTACGAGTCGTCCGACACATTCTTGTATGCCTTCTTCGTTGCGTTCACCAACACTGTGTTTGTGTCGATAGTCGGCGTGATACTTGCCACTGCGCTGGGCATTGTCGTGGGCGTGATGCGGCTGTCCAGCAACTGGCTTGTCGCCAAGATTGCCACGGCGTACGTAGAATTCTTCCGCAATGTGCCGTTGCTGGTTCAGCTATTCTTTTGGTTCTACATCATGCTCGCCTTGCCTCCCGTGCGCGAAGGCTATGTGGTGCTCGGCAACCTGTACATCAACAACGCGGGAGTCTCCACGCCGTTCCCCGTGCCGGTAAGAGGCGATGCGACGCTGATATGGCTGGCACTGTTCGCTGCCTCTATCTTCGCTGGCTTCGTGGTGCATCGCTTCAGAACGCGCCATGAAGAGCTAACGGGCGCGTCGTCGTATCCGGTCGTATTCGGCTTTGTTACTGCGATACTCGGCGCCGCAGTTGGCTGGGTTGTCGTGATGGCGGCGATGGGCGCGATGCCGTTCGTAATCTCCGTCCCCGAACCGCAAGGTGCATTCGGACGCATCGCAGGCGGATTCACGGCATCGGCCGGGCTGCTTGCGCTGTTGATCGGTCTGGTCATATACACATCGTCGTTCATCGCGGAGATTGTGCGCGCGGGCATTCAGTCCGTCAACAGAGGGCAGACCGAAGCGGCGCGCGCTCTGGGCTTGTCGCCGATGGTGACACTGCGCAATGTAACATTCCCGCAGGCGCTCCGCGTCATCATCCCGCCGCTCATCAGCCAATACCTGAACCTGACGAAGAACAGCAGCCTCGCCGGCGCAATAGGATATTCAGACTTGACGAATGTGGCAAAAACGATGACACAGACGGCACCAGCAGTTTCCATATTCATCCTGATAATGCTCGCGTACCTATTTTTGAGCCTTTCGTATTCGCTAATCGGCAACCTGTATAACCGATACACTAGGTTCGCCTGA
- a CDS encoding amino acid ABC transporter substrate-binding protein: MGIRINKKGNCMTIRNSLLVMLIVAGVLALVACQQQADSSAELADAQAALVAAETRITGLEQELADAQASGGDAMMMMESGDRLAAVKERGRVICASRNDVPGYGSLDNNNNNVGFDIDLCRALAAAVLGDPNAIEIRLISAAERGPTIQSGEVDMLVRTVTWTTSRDAQWGNYAQTMFYDGQGFLVNKGLGVSSALELKDATVCVTQGTTTELNLQDFSNQNNLNITPLTFEDTDAVVAAYQSEQCDAFTNDRSQLAAISSAFANKDDHVILPETISEEPLGPVVPHGDDQWFDVVKTVMAILIYGEAYGLTSGDMNPGDNTAAKRLLGDEGSFGQESLGLSQTVARDVLGAVGNYGEIYDRNLGPDGINLPREGGRNALWADAPCADCPKGGQIYAAPPR; this comes from the coding sequence ATGGGAATAAGAATAAACAAGAAAGGAAATTGTATGACCATTCGCAATAGTCTATTGGTAATGCTGATAGTCGCTGGCGTTCTGGCGCTTGTCGCGTGCCAGCAGCAAGCAGATAGCAGCGCCGAACTCGCGGACGCACAAGCCGCGTTAGTGGCAGCAGAGACTAGGATTACAGGACTTGAGCAAGAGCTCGCCGACGCGCAAGCATCCGGCGGCGACGCAATGATGATGATGGAATCCGGCGACAGGCTCGCCGCAGTCAAAGAGCGCGGCAGAGTCATCTGCGCCAGCCGCAACGACGTCCCCGGCTACGGATCCTTGGACAACAACAACAACAATGTCGGCTTTGACATTGACCTGTGCCGCGCCCTTGCGGCAGCGGTGCTGGGCGACCCGAACGCCATTGAGATTCGGCTAATCAGCGCGGCAGAGCGCGGTCCCACGATTCAGTCCGGCGAAGTCGATATGCTGGTTCGCACGGTTACCTGGACTACTAGCCGCGACGCGCAGTGGGGCAACTATGCGCAGACGATGTTTTACGACGGGCAGGGCTTCCTGGTCAACAAGGGGCTCGGAGTATCCAGCGCGCTCGAACTTAAGGACGCTACCGTGTGCGTGACGCAGGGCACGACGACCGAGTTGAACCTGCAAGACTTCTCCAACCAGAACAATCTGAACATCACCCCGCTTACGTTTGAAGACACGGACGCCGTAGTCGCCGCTTATCAAAGCGAGCAGTGCGACGCCTTCACTAACGACCGCTCTCAGCTTGCGGCTATCAGTTCCGCTTTCGCCAACAAGGACGACCATGTAATCCTGCCGGAGACTATATCTGAAGAGCCTCTGGGCCCGGTAGTGCCGCATGGCGACGACCAGTGGTTTGACGTTGTGAAGACCGTAATGGCGATTCTTATCTACGGCGAGGCATACGGTCTGACTTCAGGCGACATGAATCCTGGCGACAACACTGCCGCCAAGCGTCTGCTAGGAGACGAAGGTAGTTTCGGACAGGAAAGTTTGGGACTAAGCCAGACAGTAGCGCGTGATGTACTTGGCGCTGTGGGCAACTACGGTGAGATTTATGACCGTAACCTAGGTCCGGACGGCATCAACCTGCCGCGCGAGGGCGGCCGCAACGCTCTATGGGCTGACGCTCCATGCGCTGACTGCCCGAAGGGTGGACAGATATACGCCGCGCCCCCGCGCTAA
- a CDS encoding DUF2071 domain-containing protein: protein MARGSGSRTPVFLTTEWRHLAMLNYEIVPEALEPYLPAGTVLDTWRGKHYISVVGLLFRDTRLYGVPVPFHRDFEEINLRFYVRREVAGEVRRGVVFIKEIVPKRAVTFVARALYNENYTTLPTSHSVERQGAGLAVSYEWRQTDFTHSLRVQAADAPHLIRDGSEEEFIAEHYWGYAAQRDGGTLEYEVEHPRWHIRRIDNATLHCDVERLYGGEFADHIGNTPDSALLADGSPVIVRKGVRI from the coding sequence ATGGCACGCGGTTCGGGTTCGCGAACGCCCGTCTTTCTAACGACCGAATGGCGGCATCTGGCGATGCTGAACTACGAAATCGTGCCAGAAGCGCTTGAGCCGTACTTGCCCGCCGGCACGGTGCTCGATACTTGGCGCGGCAAGCACTACATCAGCGTCGTCGGGCTGTTGTTTCGCGATACACGACTGTACGGCGTGCCAGTGCCGTTTCATCGCGACTTCGAGGAAATCAACCTGCGCTTCTATGTGCGCCGTGAGGTCGCGGGTGAAGTGCGACGCGGCGTGGTCTTCATCAAGGAAATCGTGCCCAAGCGCGCCGTTACTTTCGTCGCGCGTGCGCTGTACAACGAGAACTACACGACCTTGCCCACAAGCCACAGCGTAGAGCGGCAAGGCGCGGGCTTGGCGGTTTCATACGAATGGCGGCAGACGGATTTCACCCACAGCCTTCGCGTTCAAGCGGCGGACGCGCCGCACCTAATCCGCGACGGCAGCGAGGAAGAGTTCATCGCGGAGCATTACTGGGGATACGCCGCGCAGCGAGACGGCGGCACGCTTGAGTACGAAGTCGAGCACCCACGCTGGCACATCCGGCGCATCGACAACGCCACGCTGCACTGCGATGTCGAGCGGCTGTACGGCGGCGAGTTCGCGGACCACATCGGTAATACACCGGACTCTGCTCTGCTTGCGGACGGTTCGCCGGTCATCGTGCGCAAGGGCGTTCGGATATAG
- a CDS encoding aldo/keto reductase, with translation MEYRYLGKSGLKVSAIGLGTNNFGRRLDADATALVINHALDMGVTMIDTSNSYGDGYSEDYIGRALKGKRDKAVIATKVSSTVGDGPNDGGNSRQHIMAAVEDSLCRLQTDYIDLYQIHWHDPNVPIEETLRALDDLVRQGKVRYIGCSNFTAWQVCEAAWTSRSLGVASFASVQPRYSLMDREIETELVPFCDAYGVGILPYYPLANGFLTGKYRRGEAVPTGTRLAENDRGMFTDANFDLLDKLEAFCEARGHTVLELAFAWLLANDAVSSVIAGATRVEQIIANARAASWQLTADEVAEVNAIVEAA, from the coding sequence TTGGAATATCGTTATCTGGGCAAGTCGGGTTTGAAGGTCTCGGCTATTGGTTTGGGCACGAACAACTTCGGTCGCAGACTAGACGCGGACGCTACGGCGCTCGTCATTAACCACGCCTTGGATATGGGCGTTACTATGATCGACACATCCAATAGCTACGGCGATGGTTACTCCGAGGACTACATCGGACGCGCGCTGAAGGGCAAGCGCGACAAGGCAGTCATCGCTACTAAAGTGTCGAGCACAGTGGGCGACGGCCCCAATGACGGCGGCAACTCTCGGCAGCACATCATGGCGGCGGTGGAAGACAGCCTGTGTCGCCTGCAGACCGACTACATCGACCTGTACCAGATACACTGGCACGACCCCAATGTGCCAATCGAAGAGACACTGCGCGCGCTGGACGACCTCGTGCGGCAGGGCAAGGTTCGCTATATCGGCTGCTCCAACTTCACGGCTTGGCAAGTTTGCGAGGCGGCGTGGACATCGCGGTCTCTGGGCGTCGCATCGTTCGCGAGCGTGCAGCCGCGCTACAGCCTGATGGACAGGGAAATCGAGACCGAGCTTGTGCCGTTCTGCGATGCGTACGGCGTGGGAATACTGCCGTACTATCCGCTGGCGAACGGCTTCCTGACGGGCAAGTACCGTCGTGGAGAAGCAGTGCCGACGGGAACGCGCCTAGCGGAGAACGACCGCGGCATGTTCACCGACGCCAACTTCGACCTGCTGGACAAGCTAGAGGCGTTCTGCGAGGCGCGCGGGCATACGGTGCTGGAGCTGGCGTTCGCCTGGCTGCTCGCCAACGACGCCGTAAGCTCCGTAATCGCCGGCGCGACCCGCGTAGAGCAAATCATCGCCAACGCAAGAGCGGCGTCGTGGCAGCTTACCGCCGACGAAGTGGCAGAGGTGAACGCGATAGTCGAAGCGGCGTAA
- a CDS encoding 2-phosphosulfolactate phosphatase, whose translation MEIRIGSLLRGAQEARGTVVIVDVFRAFTTAAVAFRNGAEKIVLVAEVDEALQLRENGVGEMCIGEVNGIRPDGFDMGNSPYEMLDSNVGGKTLIQSTRAGTVGMSAAANASQIYAGSLVIAKATANAILRDDPDLVTIVAMGWEARISADEDEQCAFYMRNLLQGRQPDRDAVRALVLAGEESQKFDDPSQPQYHPEDRDIALQIDSVDFAIKVEREDGLLVARRWDLD comes from the coding sequence TTGGAGATACGAATAGGTAGCTTGCTCAGGGGAGCGCAGGAAGCGCGCGGTACGGTGGTGATAGTTGATGTGTTTCGCGCGTTTACCACGGCGGCGGTCGCTTTCAGGAACGGCGCGGAGAAAATTGTGCTGGTTGCGGAAGTGGACGAGGCGCTGCAGCTGCGAGAGAACGGCGTTGGCGAGATGTGCATCGGCGAGGTGAATGGCATCCGCCCGGATGGGTTCGATATGGGCAACTCGCCCTACGAAATGCTAGACTCCAATGTGGGTGGCAAGACGCTAATACAGTCCACGCGCGCCGGAACGGTCGGCATGAGCGCAGCAGCGAACGCCTCGCAGATATATGCCGGCTCACTGGTCATCGCCAAGGCGACCGCGAATGCCATACTACGAGACGACCCCGACCTCGTAACCATCGTGGCGATGGGTTGGGAAGCACGTATCAGTGCGGACGAAGACGAGCAGTGCGCGTTCTATATGCGCAATCTATTGCAGGGACGGCAGCCTGACCGCGACGCCGTTCGCGCGCTGGTGCTCGCCGGTGAAGAATCGCAGAAGTTCGACGACCCGTCGCAGCCGCAGTATCACCCGGAAGACCGCGACATCGCGCTGCAAATCGACAGCGTGGACTTTGCTATCAAAGTGGAACGAGAGGATGGGCTGCTAGTTGCGCGACGGTGGGACTTGGACTGA
- the ispH gene encoding 4-hydroxy-3-methylbut-2-enyl diphosphate reductase — MKVYIGAPRGFCAGVVRAIDIVEIALERYGAPIYVKHQIVHNQYVVGALEAKGAVTVEDVDDIPEGARVVFSAHGSPPEDFAKAKARSLRVVDATCPLVTKVHNEAIRYDNEDRRIILVGHRGHQEVKGTMGQTDMHLIDDREELDLPDWDDTTPIAVLTQTTLSVDDTQRSIDNIQSKFPDTIVRNDLCYATTNRQSAVKDMTAQVDLVLVIGADNSSNCNRLREVAESAGVPAYLIDDAGGLRDEWLEGVEHVGITSGASTPEYLVQNIINRLQPEEIIEVGMGMEDISFVLPPEMRD; from the coding sequence ATGAAGGTTTACATAGGCGCGCCAAGGGGATTTTGCGCCGGTGTTGTCCGAGCGATTGACATCGTGGAGATTGCGCTTGAGCGGTACGGCGCGCCCATATATGTAAAGCACCAGATTGTGCACAACCAGTATGTCGTCGGTGCGCTTGAGGCGAAGGGCGCGGTTACGGTGGAAGATGTTGACGACATACCTGAAGGCGCCCGCGTGGTGTTCTCTGCGCACGGCTCGCCGCCTGAAGACTTTGCCAAAGCAAAGGCGCGCAGTCTGCGAGTGGTCGATGCGACATGCCCGCTTGTCACGAAGGTGCACAACGAGGCGATTCGATACGACAATGAAGACCGGCGCATCATCCTCGTCGGGCATCGCGGGCATCAGGAAGTCAAGGGCACGATGGGGCAGACGGACATGCACCTCATCGACGACCGCGAAGAGCTTGACCTGCCGGACTGGGACGACACCACGCCCATCGCCGTGCTAACGCAGACTACACTATCAGTGGACGACACGCAGCGTTCCATCGACAATATCCAAAGCAAGTTTCCGGATACTATTGTCCGCAACGACCTGTGCTATGCGACGACGAACCGCCAGTCGGCGGTCAAGGATATGACTGCACAGGTTGACTTGGTGCTTGTCATTGGCGCGGACAATAGCTCGAACTGCAATCGCCTGCGCGAAGTCGCGGAATCTGCCGGCGTGCCCGCATATCTTATAGACGACGCAGGCGGTCTGCGCGACGAATGGCTCGAAGGCGTGGAACATGTCGGAATAACATCAGGTGCATCGACTCCGGAATACTTGGTGCAGAACATCATCAATCGTCTGCAGCCTGAAGAAATAATCGAAGTGGGCATGGGCATGGAAGATATATCCTTTGTGCTGCCCCCGGAAATGCGCGATTAG
- a CDS encoding pyridoxal phosphate-dependent aminotransferase — MKLAERMSRLGTETAFEVLAKARRLEAEGMDVIHLEIGEPDFDTPENIVEAGVTALRRGETHYGPSPGFPDVRASIAQEIADTRGISVTGDNVVITPGGKPIMFFIMLALVDYGDEVLYPNPGFPIYESMISFAGGVPVPMRLHESLDFNIDMDEVAGQITDKTKLMIVNSPNNPCGSVIERKQLEALANLAKEHDIIVLSDEIYIRFLFEGTHHSISAFPDMRDRTIILDGFSKTYAMTGWRAGYGVMPTELVEPISRLVTNSVSCTASFTQYAALEAIVGPQDAPNSMVEEFARRRHIIVDGLNAIDGIRCATPKGAFYAFPNIEGTGLSSRDFADRALQEAGVACLAGESFGQYGNGFVRFSFANSVENIEEALRRLDRFVQSL; from the coding sequence ATGAAGCTTGCCGAGCGAATGAGCCGACTGGGAACCGAAACCGCCTTCGAGGTCTTGGCGAAGGCGCGTCGTCTGGAAGCCGAAGGAATGGATGTTATACATCTGGAAATCGGCGAGCCGGACTTCGACACGCCGGAGAACATCGTCGAAGCGGGCGTTACTGCACTCCGGCGCGGCGAAACGCACTACGGTCCATCGCCCGGATTCCCTGATGTTCGCGCATCTATCGCGCAGGAAATAGCCGACACGCGCGGCATCTCCGTAACCGGCGACAATGTGGTCATCACGCCCGGCGGCAAGCCGATTATGTTCTTCATAATGCTCGCCCTCGTGGACTACGGCGACGAAGTCCTGTACCCCAACCCGGGCTTCCCGATCTACGAATCTATGATTAGCTTCGCCGGCGGCGTACCGGTGCCGATGCGCCTGCACGAATCGCTGGACTTCAACATCGATATGGACGAGGTCGCCGGGCAAATTACGGACAAAACGAAGCTGATGATTGTCAACTCGCCGAACAATCCTTGCGGCAGTGTGATCGAGCGAAAGCAGCTCGAGGCGCTGGCTAATCTGGCGAAAGAGCACGACATTATCGTGCTGTCAGACGAAATATACATTCGCTTCCTATTTGAAGGCACGCACCACAGCATCTCAGCATTCCCCGATATGCGCGACCGCACGATTATTCTCGATGGCTTTTCCAAGACATACGCGATGACTGGCTGGCGCGCGGGCTACGGCGTGATGCCGACGGAACTGGTCGAGCCGATTTCTCGACTGGTTACGAACAGCGTTTCTTGCACGGCGAGCTTTACGCAATATGCCGCGCTCGAAGCGATTGTCGGTCCACAGGACGCGCCGAACAGCATGGTCGAAGAGTTCGCGCGGCGGCGGCACATCATCGTTGACGGGCTGAACGCGATAGATGGCATTCGCTGCGCCACGCCAAAGGGCGCATTCTACGCCTTCCCCAATATCGAAGGCACCGGGCTGAGCAGCAGAGACTTCGCCGACCGCGCGCTGCAAGAAGCGGGCGTCGCGTGTCTGGCAGGCGAGTCGTTCGGGCAATACGGCAACGGCTTCGTGCGTTTCTCGTTCGCCAACTCGGTGGAAAACATCGAAGAGGCGCTCCGCCGGCTCGACCGCTTCGTTCAATCCCTTTAA
- a CDS encoding NAD+ synthase has protein sequence MRTFRLALAQMNATVGDFDGNTERIVEGIHEARDLGADLVAFPELALPGYPPEDLLLKPQFIRENHDRLAAIAAECRGIAAIVGYIDSDLDIYNAAAFIHDGRIVGTYRKMYLPNYGVFDEDRYFAAGSECPVYTLNGTPVGVNICEDIWYATGPAVVQRAAGAEIIVNINGSPFHAGKRAFREKMLATRAADNGLFVAYVNLVGGQDELVFDGGSLIFAPDGNIIAEAAQFEERLLVADLDVEAVFRSRLRDPRTRKERGADLAHIGTPVKVAVSDYADGEGKPTLPTANKCLPADRKTYDDVAEVYAALTTGTRDYVRKCGFGKVLVALSGGIDSTLVAAIAADALGSENVVGIAMPSRYSSEGSVMDAMALCDNLGVELWTLPIEDAFSAYLDTLAPKFAGTEIGVAEENMQSRIRGNLIMAASNKFNWLVLTTGNKSEMATGYATIYGDMAGGYAVIKDVPKQLVYALCRYRNTVGDAPVIPQSVIDKPPSAELRPDQKDEDSLPPYSVLDPILKAYVEDDYAFDDIVAMGYDADIVKQIVTLVDRNEYKRRQAPPGIKITPRNFGRDRRMPIANRYRPF, from the coding sequence ATGCGCACATTCAGACTGGCACTGGCACAGATGAACGCCACCGTCGGAGACTTCGACGGCAACACCGAACGCATAGTCGAGGGCATCCACGAAGCCCGCGACCTCGGAGCGGATCTTGTTGCGTTCCCCGAGCTTGCGCTGCCCGGCTATCCGCCTGAAGACCTGCTGCTCAAGCCGCAGTTCATCCGCGAAAACCATGACCGCCTCGCCGCGATTGCCGCCGAGTGTCGTGGCATCGCCGCCATCGTGGGCTACATCGACTCCGATTTGGACATCTACAACGCCGCCGCTTTCATCCACGACGGGCGGATTGTCGGCACATACCGCAAGATGTACCTGCCGAACTACGGCGTGTTCGACGAAGACCGCTACTTCGCCGCGGGCAGCGAATGTCCCGTTTACACGCTCAACGGCACGCCCGTCGGCGTCAACATCTGCGAAGACATCTGGTATGCGACAGGACCGGCCGTCGTGCAACGCGCAGCCGGCGCGGAAATAATCGTGAACATCAACGGCTCTCCTTTCCATGCAGGCAAGCGCGCCTTCCGCGAGAAGATGCTCGCCACGCGCGCCGCTGACAATGGGCTGTTCGTGGCATATGTGAATCTTGTCGGCGGGCAGGACGAGCTTGTCTTCGATGGTGGAAGCCTCATCTTCGCGCCGGACGGCAACATTATCGCAGAGGCGGCACAGTTCGAGGAGCGTTTGCTAGTCGCGGACCTCGATGTGGAAGCAGTATTCCGTTCGCGCCTGAGAGACCCGCGCACCCGCAAGGAACGCGGCGCAGACCTTGCGCACATCGGCACACCTGTCAAAGTCGCGGTGTCGGACTACGCGGATGGGGAAGGCAAGCCTACACTGCCCACGGCGAACAAGTGCCTGCCTGCCGATAGGAAGACATACGACGATGTTGCGGAAGTCTATGCCGCGCTGACGACCGGCACGCGCGACTATGTGCGCAAGTGCGGCTTCGGCAAGGTGCTCGTCGCCCTTTCCGGCGGCATAGATTCCACGCTGGTCGCAGCGATCGCCGCAGACGCGCTCGGCAGCGAGAATGTCGTCGGCATCGCAATGCCGTCTCGGTATTCGTCAGAGGGCAGCGTTATGGACGCAATGGCGCTGTGCGACAATCTCGGCGTCGAATTATGGACGCTGCCGATAGAGGACGCGTTCAGCGCATATCTGGACACGCTCGCGCCGAAGTTCGCAGGCACTGAGATCGGCGTTGCGGAGGAAAACATGCAGTCGCGCATTCGCGGCAACCTGATTATGGCGGCGTCAAACAAGTTCAACTGGCTGGTGCTGACCACCGGCAATAAATCTGAGATGGCGACCGGCTACGCGACCATCTACGGCGACATGGCGGGCGGCTACGCCGTAATCAAAGATGTGCCAAAGCAACTCGTGTATGCGCTTTGCCGCTACCGAAACACCGTGGGAGACGCGCCCGTCATCCCGCAAAGCGTCATAGACAAGCCGCCAAGCGCCGAACTGCGCCCCGACCAGAAGGACGAAGACTCGCTGCCGCCGTACAGCGTGCTAGATCCGATACTCAAGGCGTATGTGGAAGACGATTACGCCTTCGACGACATTGTAGCGATGGGCTACGACGCTGACATCGTGAAGCAAATCGTAACGCTCGTTGACCGCAACGAATACAAGCGCCGTCAAGCGCCGCCCGGCATCAAAATCACACCGCGCAACTTCGGCCGCGACCGCCGCATGCCGATAGCAAATCGGTATAGGCCGTTCTAA
- a CDS encoding amidohydrolase family protein, producing the protein MDGDMAKYDLILSGGTVLDPANDFEGIADVGVKDGLISRVAPDLDPFDGEEIVDMTGRWVMPGQIDTHAHVAGLSRNWDPALGYAMLARAGTTTVLDMAGTGPTLIDGIKRKGAGLNVACLYALIPGVTMPVGEPSSSVARDIVSGALKQGCFGVKILGGYYPFSPNTTGDVVRASNDQLAYVAFHIGTRESGSHLGGMREIPEIVGKGRLHVAHVNSYCRGVIEDADAECEETLDILENMRGQLNTEAYHAVQNGTSGSCDGEGFVMANVSRNCLAQRGYSPTREGMNQAIADGYASVIAQRGGHVVYLKSKEALAMYERENTHVGVSFPVNLPSSAFKLTTAKNDSGEFIVDAVATDGGCHPRNVAIQTSMALVKFGALSPLEMATKLSLTPALMLGLPNKGHFSEGADADVTVIDPQTNEPTMSFVAGKPIMVDGQVVGTGGNLLVTRAGQRSAKASGLPYQIVDIAGTKLYAG; encoded by the coding sequence ATGGATGGGGATATGGCAAAGTACGATCTGATATTGAGCGGCGGCACGGTGCTCGACCCTGCGAATGATTTCGAGGGCATTGCGGATGTGGGCGTCAAGGATGGACTGATTTCGCGGGTCGCGCCAGACCTCGACCCGTTTGACGGCGAAGAGATTGTGGATATGACCGGGCGTTGGGTGATGCCCGGGCAGATTGACACCCACGCACATGTCGCCGGACTCTCGCGCAACTGGGACCCGGCGCTGGGATACGCGATGCTGGCGCGCGCGGGCACTACGACGGTGCTTGACATGGCGGGGACGGGGCCCACGCTCATTGACGGCATCAAGCGCAAAGGCGCGGGGTTGAATGTCGCATGCCTGTACGCACTTATACCAGGGGTTACAATGCCGGTGGGCGAGCCGTCGTCCTCAGTGGCGAGGGACATCGTCTCCGGCGCGCTAAAACAGGGCTGTTTTGGCGTCAAAATTCTGGGCGGCTACTATCCGTTCAGCCCAAATACGACCGGCGATGTGGTGCGCGCGAGCAACGACCAACTCGCGTATGTTGCATTTCACATTGGCACTCGCGAATCAGGCAGTCACCTGGGCGGCATGCGTGAGATTCCCGAAATCGTGGGCAAGGGACGGCTGCATGTGGCGCATGTCAATTCGTACTGCCGCGGCGTCATTGAAGACGCGGACGCGGAGTGCGAGGAGACGCTGGACATACTGGAGAATATGCGCGGTCAGCTAAATACGGAGGCGTATCACGCGGTGCAAAACGGTACAAGCGGCAGCTGCGACGGCGAGGGATTCGTGATGGCGAATGTGTCGCGCAACTGCCTCGCGCAGCGCGGATACTCACCTACGCGTGAAGGCATGAATCAGGCGATCGCGGACGGATACGCCTCTGTCATCGCGCAGCGCGGCGGGCATGTGGTATATCTGAAATCTAAAGAAGCGCTGGCGATGTACGAGCGCGAGAACACGCATGTCGGCGTGAGCTTCCCTGTCAATCTGCCGTCTAGCGCGTTCAAGCTGACCACGGCGAAGAATGACTCCGGCGAGTTCATCGTGGACGCGGTTGCAACGGACGGCGGCTGCCACCCGCGCAATGTGGCGATACAGACCAGCATGGCGCTCGTAAAGTTCGGGGCGTTATCGCCGCTTGAAATGGCGACCAAACTATCGCTCACACCCGCGCTGATGCTTGGCTTGCCAAACAAGGGGCACTTCAGCGAAGGCGCGGATGCGGATGTCACCGTAATTGACCCGCAGACGAACGAGCCGACGATGAGCTTCGTCGCGGGCAAGCCGATAATGGTGGACGGCCAAGTCGTCGGCACCGGCGGGAACCTGCTAGTAACGCGAGCCGGCCAGCGCTCCGCCAAAGCAAGCGGCTTGCCTTACCAAATCGTCGATATAGCTGGGACGAAGTTGTACGCGGGCTAA